AAGACCCTGGCCAGTACTTTTTCTGACGGAAAAGACTATGAAGAAAACGTTTTGGCATTTGTAGAGTCACCGGCAGAAAGTCAGGTTATCCAGGGGTGTCAGTTCTTTAAGATTTTTGACGAGATGCAGTTGGAGTATGTCCTGATCGTGGCCGGAGAGAATGAAGAGATCTACATGGTAGGCAAGATCGCCGCATTCCAGATCCAGGGACTTCTGGTTGCGTACAAAGAGCGGTTTGACAAAGATAATTTTATCAAGAATCTATTGCTTGATAATCTGCTGCTGGTAGATATTTATAACCGTGCGAAGAAACTGCACATTGATACGGAGGTCAGAAGAGTCATCTTCCTGATCGAGACGAATCATGAAAAAGACAGTGTGGCACTGGAAAATGTCCGTGCGCTGCTGGGCAATAAATCGAAAGATTTTGTGACGGCTGTTGACGAAAAGAATCTGATCGTGGTGAAAGAACTCTCTGAAACCGATGGTCTGAAAGAACTGGAAAAGATGGCTCAGAATATGCTGGAACTCTTAAAAAATGAGAACGAGGGAGACAGTTTTCACATCGCATACGGAACCATTGTGAATGACATCAAAGAGGTGTCAAAATCATACAAAGAAGCCAAGCTTGCATTAGACGTGGGAAAAATTTTCTTTGACGAAAAGGATATTATAGCGTATAGTACTCTTGGTATCGGACGATTGATCTATCAGTTGCCGATCCCTCTTTGTAAAATGTTCATCAAGGAGATCTTTGAGGGGAAATCACCGGATGAGTTTGACGAAGAGACGTTGACCACGATCAATAAGTTCTTCGAGAACAGCCTGAATGTATCCGAGACATCCAGACAACTGTATATCCACAGAAATACTCTGGTGTATCGTCTGGATAAGCTGCAGAAAAGTACAGGGCTCGACTTGAGAGTTTTTGAAGATGCCATTACCTTCAAGATCGCACTTATGGTTGTGAAGTATATGAAATACATGGAAAGTATGGAATATTAGAAGTACGTTTTCTACATAAGGAGGAGTATATGATTGAATTACAAAATGTGACCAAAGAGTACTCCAAGGGCAATGCAGCGCTCAACGGAGTATCCGTAAAGATCGAACAGGGAGAGTTCGTCTTTGTGGTTGGGGACAGTGGATCAGGAAAGTCAACCCTGATCAAATTGATCATGAAAGAACTGGATCCGACAGAGGGAACAATTGTCGTAAATGGCAAGAATCTGAACAAAATGAAACACAGACAGATTGCAAAGTACAGAAGAGGGATCGGAGTGGTATTCCAGGATTTCCGTCTTCTGAAAGACCGCAATATCTATGAAAATATTGCCTTTGCACTTCGGGTGACGGAGACACCGACCCGTATCATTAAACAGAAAGTACCTGCAGCACTTTCACTGGTGGGACTTGCACAGAAATACAAGTCTTTCCCGAAAGAACTTTCCGGAGGAGAGCAGCAGAGAGTTGCGATTGCGAGAGCGATTGTCAATGAACCGGCGATCCTTCTGGCAGATGAGCCTACCGGAAATCTTGACCCCACAAATTCATGGGAGATCATGAGTCTTTTGAAAGAAGCGAATGAGAGAGGAACGACTGTATTGGTCGTAACGCACAACCAGGAAATTGTAAACGAGATGAACGAGCGCGTGATCACGATGAAACAGGGCGTGATCGTCAGCGACGAGAAAAAAGGTGGGTATTTCGATGAGGATTAGTACAGTAGGATATGTAGGAAAGCAGGGTGTGAAGAGTATCTGGAGAAACAAAATGTTCTCCCTTGCTTCCATAGCAACAATGTCTGCCTGCATTTTCCTTTTTGGACTGTTTTTCTCCATCGTCCTGAATCTGCAGTATATCGTGAAGTCTGCGGAAGAAGGTGTGGCGATCACAGTCTTCTTTGACAAGGATGCAACAGACAAACAGATTAAAGAAATCGGTAAAAAATTAGAGGCGCGGGACGAAGTATCCGACGTACAGTATGTGTCTGCCGATGACGCATGGAAGAGTTTCCAGAAAGATTATTTCAAGGACAATGAAAGCCTGGCAGATGGATTTAAAGATGACAATCCGCTGGCAAGCAGCGCCAACTATCAGGTGTTTATGAAGACGTTGAAATCTGATGAATCCGATGTGACATCAGAGATCACGGGAGATGAGAAAACCCTTTCCGAGACTCAGAAGAATCTGGTGTCTTACGCGGAA
This window of the Mediterraneibacter butyricigenes genome carries:
- the ftsX gene encoding permease-like cell division protein FtsX, with the translated sequence MRISTVGYVGKQGVKSIWRNKMFSLASIATMSACIFLFGLFFSIVLNLQYIVKSAEEGVAITVFFDKDATDKQIKEIGKKLEARDEVSDVQYVSADDAWKSFQKDYFKDNESLADGFKDDNPLASSANYQVFMKTLKSDESDVTSEITGDEKTLSETQKNLVSYAESLDGVRKVNRSDVVANTLTSVNKLVYYVSIVIIGILLAVSIFLISNTVTTGITVRREEIAIMKYIGAKDFVVRSPFVIEGLIIGLIGALIPLAVLYFSYGRVVGYIMDKFSILNNIITFLPVQSVYKLLLPAGLLMGVGIGFLGSFFTVRKHLKV
- a CDS encoding PucR family transcriptional regulator — protein: MISNQILQNTIDGLKGISRIDFCVLDTEGKTLASTFSDGKDYEENVLAFVESPAESQVIQGCQFFKIFDEMQLEYVLIVAGENEEIYMVGKIAAFQIQGLLVAYKERFDKDNFIKNLLLDNLLLVDIYNRAKKLHIDTEVRRVIFLIETNHEKDSVALENVRALLGNKSKDFVTAVDEKNLIVVKELSETDGLKELEKMAQNMLELLKNENEGDSFHIAYGTIVNDIKEVSKSYKEAKLALDVGKIFFDEKDIIAYSTLGIGRLIYQLPIPLCKMFIKEIFEGKSPDEFDEETLTTINKFFENSLNVSETSRQLYIHRNTLVYRLDKLQKSTGLDLRVFEDAITFKIALMVVKYMKYMESMEY
- the ftsE gene encoding cell division ATP-binding protein FtsE, with protein sequence MIELQNVTKEYSKGNAALNGVSVKIEQGEFVFVVGDSGSGKSTLIKLIMKELDPTEGTIVVNGKNLNKMKHRQIAKYRRGIGVVFQDFRLLKDRNIYENIAFALRVTETPTRIIKQKVPAALSLVGLAQKYKSFPKELSGGEQQRVAIARAIVNEPAILLADEPTGNLDPTNSWEIMSLLKEANERGTTVLVVTHNQEIVNEMNERVITMKQGVIVSDEKKGGYFDED